A genomic stretch from Edaphobacter aggregans includes:
- a CDS encoding arabinofuranosidase catalytic domain-containing protein — MKTKIDFVLRLALMFMVVGAIFAIAQQSPTRNDVPSHRPQGPCDIYAASGAPCVAAHSTTRALYATYNGPLYQILRQSDGKTLDIGIVQSAASSVNDPGGYADAAAQDKFCAGTYCWNSIIYDQSPKHNDLTQAPRGGFGGPALGGFNNLPIADMAPITIMGHKVYGVFIEPGMGLRQNDAKGTAVDDQAEGQYWVVNGKHFNAGCCFDYGNAEIDSRDDDNGTMETLYFGNATPWYSGAGKGPWIMTDQENNLVGCVNDDGTKGCPNLPSIPWHFVTAIGKGEPHHWTSMGGDAQKGALSVMFDGHRVNSTYDPMRKQGAILLGNGGDNSVGSQGTFYEGAMTAAGTFPSNAIDQLVQANIVAARYDVTPLSLTPTATPTTPAGPQTFTPASSRDFTVTFTNTTGTPVTDVSLSISVPSKQWASVVSGTTETSKTFAQQIAPGGSVSATFKVTSGPAAFNGDLVGNASWMNPTSGKKQVETTVGKVRNARPVKINEFRVTSGSPRNPTNSFIELYNAGPQSVDISNWTLTEHPARQAIFSMVKIPAGTKLMAGGFYLLGLSNSGLAVPARAGDSIIQVRNTEGMSVGDTINIGTGSSAELRKIASLGTPASDHTMLWQSLPEEPVITVPAGSTNVPVENVSGFAVGQKIALGYGSTYPFVANTVEQYEIATVTAVGKPGTQAYLAMDAPAGATNIKVTSLSNISIGDKIRLDIDSVGHGIETVTVTQVGSAANQTNLSAPASAGATRISVRRGDGFAAGDRITVGTPASKQVVTVTAVGSPGSDGTPIDFTPAFIKSHGVSEWVVAPGTGLELAAPLRFNHAANLPFSDRGTGISFQPATAFAHLSNEPVQALGTGITLDRPLTDNHAIHTAVRDAEVKTAGYQGTPTPNQWFGGPELTTKSPQFGRTLTVEEGSFVLRDSSGVVADSLNYGGLVDPWAAEGDQAVSGAELSGCYAPAPGSVFNPWSTVVAPVAINTSAGRFPDGADTDSNCSDFLTQAGASFSAASAAGATNIKVASTEGFRPGQTLHIGSGANTETAVIATVGTAGATTVRTSTDVGATVLPATSVTGFNKGQTITIDEGANSETAVVSSIRARGVATITVAAPLTREHSAGAQISGSGITLNTPLTRTHIDGEQVSDDVPTPGAPNRYHGINR, encoded by the coding sequence ATGAAAACGAAAATCGATTTTGTCCTTAGGCTCGCGCTCATGTTTATGGTCGTGGGCGCCATCTTCGCAATTGCGCAACAGTCTCCTACGAGAAACGACGTTCCTTCGCACAGACCTCAAGGCCCGTGCGACATCTACGCAGCTTCCGGTGCCCCATGTGTCGCAGCACATAGCACTACACGCGCGTTATATGCGACCTATAACGGCCCCCTCTACCAGATTTTGCGCCAATCGGACGGCAAGACCCTGGACATTGGTATCGTCCAATCTGCTGCTTCATCGGTTAACGATCCAGGTGGATACGCTGACGCAGCCGCGCAGGATAAGTTTTGCGCCGGCACCTATTGCTGGAACAGCATCATCTATGATCAATCTCCCAAACACAACGATTTGACTCAGGCTCCTCGTGGCGGATTCGGCGGCCCTGCCCTGGGAGGCTTCAACAATCTTCCGATCGCTGATATGGCGCCCATTACCATCATGGGGCACAAGGTCTACGGTGTGTTCATTGAACCGGGTATGGGACTCCGCCAGAACGATGCGAAAGGCACCGCAGTCGACGACCAAGCCGAAGGGCAATACTGGGTCGTCAATGGTAAGCATTTCAACGCCGGTTGCTGTTTCGATTACGGCAATGCGGAGATTGACAGTCGCGATGATGACAACGGCACCATGGAGACACTCTACTTCGGTAACGCCACACCGTGGTACAGCGGGGCTGGAAAAGGGCCGTGGATTATGACCGATCAGGAAAATAATCTTGTCGGATGCGTCAACGATGATGGGACCAAAGGCTGTCCCAATTTACCCAGCATCCCCTGGCACTTTGTAACTGCAATCGGCAAAGGAGAACCACACCATTGGACATCCATGGGTGGGGACGCGCAAAAGGGCGCTCTGTCAGTCATGTTCGATGGGCACCGTGTGAATTCTACCTATGACCCGATGCGAAAGCAGGGAGCTATTCTTCTGGGCAACGGCGGTGACAATAGTGTTGGGTCGCAAGGAACGTTCTATGAAGGAGCGATGACAGCAGCTGGCACATTCCCATCGAACGCTATTGACCAGCTTGTCCAGGCCAACATCGTAGCTGCTAGGTACGATGTCACTCCACTTAGTTTGACACCTACGGCGACACCAACAACGCCTGCGGGGCCACAAACGTTCACTCCGGCGTCTTCGCGGGACTTCACCGTGACATTCACGAATACAACAGGAACACCTGTAACGGACGTTTCGTTGAGCATTTCTGTACCCAGCAAGCAGTGGGCCTCGGTTGTTTCAGGCACTACCGAAACGTCAAAAACATTCGCTCAGCAAATCGCGCCAGGTGGGAGCGTGAGCGCGACTTTCAAAGTCACTTCAGGGCCAGCGGCCTTTAACGGTGATCTCGTTGGCAATGCATCCTGGATGAACCCCACCAGCGGCAAAAAGCAAGTAGAGACGACTGTTGGAAAGGTTCGCAATGCCAGACCAGTTAAGATCAACGAGTTCCGCGTCACCTCAGGCTCGCCTCGCAACCCAACAAATTCATTTATAGAGCTCTACAACGCAGGTCCCCAAAGCGTCGATATCTCCAACTGGACGTTGACCGAGCACCCAGCTCGTCAGGCTATCTTTTCGATGGTAAAGATCCCGGCTGGAACGAAGCTTATGGCCGGCGGTTTTTATCTGCTCGGACTCTCCAACTCCGGGTTGGCAGTTCCCGCACGAGCAGGCGACAGCATCATCCAGGTCAGGAACACGGAGGGAATGTCGGTTGGAGACACAATCAACATTGGTACCGGCTCCAGCGCAGAATTGCGTAAAATCGCAAGCCTCGGGACACCTGCCAGCGATCATACAATGTTGTGGCAATCACTCCCCGAAGAACCGGTGATCACCGTTCCTGCCGGTTCGACCAACGTGCCCGTCGAGAATGTATCCGGCTTTGCTGTTGGCCAGAAGATTGCGCTTGGCTATGGCTCTACCTACCCGTTCGTTGCAAATACAGTGGAGCAGTACGAGATAGCCACGGTGACTGCAGTCGGCAAACCAGGGACACAAGCGTATCTGGCGATGGATGCGCCTGCTGGAGCCACCAACATTAAGGTGACCTCTCTCTCCAATATCTCCATTGGTGACAAGATTAGGTTGGATATCGACAGCGTTGGCCATGGAATCGAAACCGTTACGGTGACACAGGTCGGGTCAGCAGCAAATCAGACCAATCTCTCAGCTCCTGCGAGCGCCGGGGCGACCCGGATCAGCGTGCGCCGAGGGGATGGTTTCGCCGCAGGCGACAGGATTACTGTCGGCACGCCTGCAAGCAAGCAAGTCGTTACCGTCACCGCTGTGGGCTCCCCAGGGTCGGATGGTACCCCCATAGACTTTACCCCTGCGTTTATCAAATCTCACGGAGTCAGTGAATGGGTGGTAGCTCCGGGCACTGGCCTGGAGCTGGCAGCTCCATTACGGTTCAATCATGCAGCCAACCTTCCGTTCAGCGATCGCGGAACAGGAATCAGCTTTCAGCCGGCGACTGCCTTTGCCCATTTGAGCAACGAGCCAGTCCAGGCTCTTGGGACAGGCATAACGCTCGACAGACCGCTGACCGACAACCACGCGATCCACACGGCCGTACGCGATGCTGAAGTCAAGACGGCGGGATACCAGGGTACGCCCACGCCAAACCAGTGGTTTGGCGGACCAGAATTAACCACGAAGTCTCCACAATTTGGCCGTACCCTCACCGTCGAAGAGGGTAGCTTCGTGCTGCGTGACTCTTCGGGAGTGGTTGCGGACAGCCTTAACTATGGAGGCCTTGTCGATCCATGGGCCGCCGAAGGGGATCAGGCTGTTTCAGGAGCCGAGTTGAGCGGCTGCTATGCCCCAGCGCCTGGTTCAGTGTTTAACCCATGGTCAACTGTTGTGGCTCCTGTTGCCATCAATACAAGCGCAGGACGTTTCCCTGACGGCGCCGATACCGACAGCAACTGTTCCGACTTTTTAACGCAGGCCGGCGCCTCGTTTTCGGCTGCTTCGGCTGCGGGTGCAACCAACATCAAGGTCGCCAGCACGGAAGGCTTCCGCCCCGGCCAGACACTCCATATTGGCTCTGGTGCGAATACTGAAACCGCCGTCATCGCTACGGTAGGCACAGCAGGCGCCACGACGGTACGCACTTCCACTGACGTCGGAGCAACTGTTCTCCCGGCCACAAGTGTGACTGGCTTTAATAAAGGCCAAACAATCACCATCGACGAGGGAGCAAACTCCGAAACGGCTGTTGTCTCCTCTATTAGAGCCCGCGGCGTCGCAACTATAACGGTCGCCGCACCGCTCACTCGTGAGCATTCGGCTGGCGCGCAGATTTCGGGCAGCGGTATCACCCTCAACACTCCATTGACTCGGACACATATTGATGGAGAGCAAGTGTCGGACGACGTTCCAACTCCCGGCGCGCCGAACCGATATCACGGGATAAATCGTTGA
- a CDS encoding DUF4436 family protein → MRGNLNRYPFDRYESDIWLYADTPPPPQAPEASQVPQAKPPQVKHGLGAADEELALDKDSLQKNVPVPLSIALSASTTGVKYTGEVVRNKDSTVTRVHLNLTRPFNVINTVITVMILMMGLAQAVVAMVINRITAQDRSDLLPLSLAISLIFGLPALRSIQPGVPVVGVLGDYFSFIWAELFVAASAIIMMWIWLLRSKKSTTQKS, encoded by the coding sequence TTGAGGGGAAACCTCAACCGATATCCCTTCGATCGATACGAATCCGACATATGGCTCTACGCAGACACGCCCCCGCCACCCCAAGCTCCTGAGGCGTCACAGGTTCCACAAGCCAAGCCCCCGCAGGTCAAACACGGACTCGGTGCCGCGGACGAGGAACTGGCTCTTGACAAGGACTCGTTGCAGAAAAATGTGCCTGTACCACTCTCAATCGCCCTCTCAGCTTCGACCACGGGAGTGAAATACACTGGGGAGGTAGTCCGTAACAAGGATTCCACCGTTACACGGGTTCACCTGAACTTGACACGCCCCTTCAATGTGATTAATACCGTCATTACAGTGATGATTCTGATGATGGGCCTTGCACAAGCTGTCGTTGCAATGGTCATCAACCGGATCACGGCACAGGATAGGTCTGATCTTTTACCCCTGTCCCTGGCCATATCGCTGATCTTTGGATTGCCGGCCTTGCGAAGCATCCAGCCGGGTGTTCCGGTGGTGGGTGTGCTCGGAGACTACTTCTCGTTCATATGGGCAGAACTCTTCGTCGCCGCGTCGGCGATCATTATGATGTGGATCTGGTTGCTGCGATCCAAGAAATCGACCACACAGAAGTCTTAA
- a CDS encoding DinB family protein, which translates to MDNAIAALFLDYSCKKLDGMTENLRVCLSKLTDAQIWERHGAHENAVGNLVLHLCGNMRQWIMHGVGAAKDVRVRDAEFSAADGLSGAELMEKFAATVAEANGIIASVPAERLVERITPQTHEVSVLDAIYQVVGHVQQHVGQIILLTKQMTAKDLDLTMPRPR; encoded by the coding sequence ATGGACAACGCGATTGCTGCTCTGTTTCTGGATTACTCGTGCAAGAAGCTGGATGGGATGACGGAGAACCTGCGAGTTTGTTTGAGTAAATTGACGGATGCGCAGATTTGGGAGCGGCATGGGGCTCATGAGAATGCTGTCGGCAATCTTGTGCTTCATCTTTGCGGAAATATGCGGCAGTGGATTATGCATGGGGTGGGTGCGGCTAAGGATGTTCGAGTGCGGGATGCGGAGTTCAGTGCGGCGGATGGTTTGAGTGGCGCTGAGTTGATGGAGAAGTTTGCGGCTACGGTGGCGGAGGCGAATGGGATTATCGCTTCTGTGCCTGCGGAGCGGTTGGTGGAGAGGATTACCCCACAAACGCATGAGGTCAGCGTGCTGGATGCGATCTACCAGGTGGTCGGGCATGTGCAGCAGCATGTGGGACAGATCATTTTGCTGACGAAACAGATGACAGCGAAGGATCTGGATCTGACGATGCCTCGACCACGGTAG